The Methanobacterium alcaliphilum genomic interval GTGATTATAATTAAAGTTAAAAATCCACTTCTTCTAATTTCACATGCATCTAACTTGTTTTGAACTTTAATCCAGAGGTATCCTCTGAAAAGCAGTTCCTCAAATACAGGGACAATAAGACCAAATACTAATCCCATGATTCCTAAATCTAAAGAATTGTCCCATCTGAAGGGCAATATTATAATCACAAACAAAAAAATCCCCAAAACTAAATAAATTAGTTTTGACCGTAATTGCATGTCATCCCAGTTTAAACTTAGATCATTTAATGATGGTTTAAAGTGCATTAACAGTCCCATCCCCACCAGTACAAATGTCAGTCCATTTAAAGCTTGGAATAATATTAAATTATCCTCTTTTATCCCCCACCATAGACCTAACATTATGCTGGCACGGATTAGCTGGATGATGATTAGAGCTAAAATTATTTTTAAAAAATAGACCCCAATATAATTAAATTTATGTTTTGGTAATTTTAGCGCAGATAATATATTATCAACCATCATATCCCATACTTTATTCTTTTTCAGCTTCTACTTCTAACCTAACCATCTTGATTTCCACTTTTTGAGAAGTAGGAGGATGTTTTTCAAGATATGACATTGCAATTTGAGTTATAAACTCTTCTTGAAGTTCTTGAGGAACTTTATGCGTGTAAGGGAGCCATGTAGTCCTAATCCATCCTTTTAATTCATCTATATTTGAATGAAACATGATTTTTGGAATTAATTGTACATTAATCGGTTTTAAACCAGCATTTTTTAACATGGCGGAGTATTCCTCTGCATTAAAGAATCCATAGGGAAATTCAAGATTATGAAAATAATTTTCCCATTTTTCAAGTTTTATTAACTCAAATAACACATCAATGATTTCTTGAGCATTGCCCTTACCTGCCATTTGTAGAATAATCTTTCCTTTAGTTTTTAGAGCTTTTTGTATCCCATTTAAAACAGAACTTTGATCTTTCACCCAGTGAAGGGCTGCATTGGAAAATATTACTTCAAATTCATTATTAAAATCCAAGAATCGGGCATCAATATGCCTAAATTTTAAGTTAACATATTCTTCAGGCGAAAAAGTTTTCTGAGCTAATTTAATCATGTCCTCAGAATTATCAATACCCACCACATTACCCTCTGGAACTTTAGCTGCTATTTTAGCAGTTATTCTCCCATCACCACATCCAATATCCAGAACCTGTTCACTACCTTTTAGTTTTAGAAGTTCCATTAATTCTTTAGCCCACCTTTCTTGGTTAGATGAACTTTTCCTATAATCTTCAGCATCCCATTTGTACATAAAAACACCATTAATCATTTTCATTATAAACAAAAATATCCTCAATATTCACATCAAAAAATTTAGCCATCTTAAAAGCTAAATTGAGTGACGGATCATACTTATCTTTCTCTATGGCGATCACAGTCTGACGAGTAACTCCCAATTCTTTGGCTAAGTCTTCTTGGGTTAGATCTTTCATTGCCCTGAAAACTTTCAATTTATTTTCCATTTTACCATTACCCATGCATTCTATTAAAATAAACAAAAAATCCGGTGTAAAGTAATATTAATAAGCAAGAAGCATTTACCATGGTTAATCCTGCTTGCTTATATTCTGGAAAATACCCTTTTAAAGCTAAAAGAGAAATTCCACCTAAAGTGATTATGGTTAAAAATGTTAGCATTGCCATTCTAGCGGCTTTTCCTGCTACCACATAGGTTCTTTCATCTTCTGTAACATCAACAACCATCTTTCTCAGAACATATGATAAAATTACTCCTAAAAGAATGAATACGAATGCTAAAACAAGATTCCCCATGGGGATAGCCCATCCCACGGCAGCCGCCACGAAAATTATAAGCAATACCCTGAAAAGTTGCATATTTTTTTTATTCATTGTTTGTGACCTCTTAACTTGATTATGCTGGTGACTAACTCAGACTTGCATTTTCAATATTTTCTACTATAATAAAATCTTGAAATTGAATAAATAGCTAAACATAACACTGAAAAACAAATTAAAGAGTAGCCCACTAGCGTCCACTCAGGGAAGTTATTTCTAAGGGCTAAAATAATTATGGCAACATATAGTAATGTGGCTATAAAAATCCCCAGCGTCATGGTAGATGCTTTTTCATTAATTAATTGGGTCCTTTCATCTTCTACGATTTTATCCTCATTTTGAAACATTTCTTTCATATGGTCTTTTTTAAGGTATATAAATGGAATTTCAATGATAATTATTAAAATTGCAATCAAAACTAGATAAATATTCCCTATAATCAATCCAGCCACCCATAATCCGGTTACAAAGACTGAAACTATTTTTAAAATTAATCCCTGATTTTTAAGATCCATATCAATTCACCTAACAAACTCATTATGTTAACTATACTTTACATTATGTAATATAAAGTTTACTAAATGTTAAGGTGTATTGACTAAAATTTTCGAAGTAGCATGCACTCAAAAAAAAACTACAAAATGCTCAAAATTAACTTTTAAACAGCAAAAAATAAAATTTTAATGAAAAAGTTAAAACGGGACAATTATTATCTGCAAATGAGATCAAATGCCCGTAAAATAAATAATTAAGTGATATTAACCTTTATTTTTATTTAATGGATTTCCCTTTTCAATCAATTCCAAAGTAATCTCTTCAAATTCATCCCATAAAAAAGGTGCTTCTTCTTTGAAACGATTAGAACTATGTATTGATGATAAACTTACACCACTTGAAGCATAGGCGCTATTATATTCCCTATCTTTAGTATCCAGATCCATTAATTTTAAGTAAATAGATTTAAGGCTATCTAATCCATCATGTAAAGATGAAATAGCGATTATTTCTCGATCGTCGAATGTTATTGGTAAAAAAGAAGCCTGTTTACTCCACATATCATTATTCCATGAAGGTTTTGGCATTTTAATCAGACGATGCGCGAGATCTATCTTTAAATCTCCGTTTTCAGTTTTTTCATCTTCAAATCTATTCAATTTATACCAGAAATCTTTAAGTGATTCTATATTTCGTTCATTTTCAATAGAAATCAATGTTCTGGTTGAATTAATTTTTCTTCTTTTTTTTCTTTTATCTCTTCTTAAGTTACTTATTTCACCGGACACAATTCCTATACTCACTCCAAGAACCGTAGAGATTATAGGAATATATCCTGTTATGTTAGATGGGAAAAAATCATCTCCAAATAAAAATTTTTTTATATTAATAAATGAATTCAAAATTCAGAAAGTGCAAAAAAATATGCAATATTATTCCAATTCTATTCATATATTTCAATATAATTTCGTTATATAAAATTGGTTTTTGTTATCTTATAAATGTTTCTATTATTTAAAAAAATTTTAAAATAAAGATAATTTTTTTCAATAAAAAGCATGATTTTGAAGTTTTTGTTTAAAAACCCATTTTTGGATAGTTATTTGTTTATGGAATTACTAAAATGTAATAACTGACTAAAC includes:
- a CDS encoding CPBP family glutamic-type intramembrane protease gives rise to the protein MVDNILSALKLPKHKFNYIGVYFLKIILALIIIQLIRASIMLGLWWGIKEDNLILFQALNGLTFVLVGMGLLMHFKPSLNDLSLNWDDMQLRSKLIYLVLGIFLFVIIILPFRWDNSLDLGIMGLVFGLIVPVFEELLFRGYLWIKVQNKLDACEIRRSGFLTLIIIT
- a CDS encoding helix-turn-helix transcriptional regulator, with protein sequence MENKLKVFRAMKDLTQEDLAKELGVTRQTVIAIEKDKYDPSLNLAFKMAKFFDVNIEDIFVYNEND
- a CDS encoding class I SAM-dependent methyltransferase, whose amino-acid sequence is MYKWDAEDYRKSSSNQERWAKELMELLKLKGSEQVLDIGCGDGRITAKIAAKVPEGNVVGIDNSEDMIKLAQKTFSPEEYVNLKFRHIDARFLDFNNEFEVIFSNAALHWVKDQSSVLNGIQKALKTKGKIILQMAGKGNAQEIIDVLFELIKLEKWENYFHNLEFPYGFFNAEEYSAMLKNAGLKPINVQLIPKIMFHSNIDELKGWIRTTWLPYTHKVPQELQEEFITQIAMSYLEKHPPTSQKVEIKMVRLEVEAEKE
- a CDS encoding DUF2178 domain-containing protein, translating into MDLKNQGLILKIVSVFVTGLWVAGLIIGNIYLVLIAILIIIIEIPFIYLKKDHMKEMFQNEDKIVEDERTQLINEKASTMTLGIFIATLLYVAIIILALRNNFPEWTLVGYSLICFSVLCLAIYSISRFYYSRKY
- a CDS encoding DUF2178 domain-containing protein — translated: MNKKNMQLFRVLLIIFVAAAVGWAIPMGNLVLAFVFILLGVILSYVLRKMVVDVTEDERTYVVAGKAARMAMLTFLTIITLGGISLLALKGYFPEYKQAGLTMVNASCLLILLYTGFFVYFNRMHG